attactcggatagtcccctgagagATGTCAGTTAGTTTTGAAATAACAAGTATgttccctatggtttgtcattttgttactcggatagtcccctgagtaaatgtcaggggactatccgagtaacaaaatggcAAACCATAGGGAACATATCTACTATTTCCAAAAGGtagggactaaacgtgaaaaaacgtgaaaccacaaggaccatccgagcaattaactcttaaaTCAATTTGTTCATATGTTTTTCTAACGTTTAAAGCTTTGCCTGTGTAGTTAATAACTCATAAGAAAGAATGGAGACTTTTACAAATGTGTAATGTGTATTTTATATACATGAAAACCTATTAGATTTATTTTTTTCATATGTTTTTCTAATGTTTAAACCTTTGCCTACATATGTGTAGTTAATATACGTGTAAAGAACTTGCACATGTGTAGATTGTTTAAATAAACGACATTTATTTGTATATGTCATTTTGAATTTCAGGATGAATGAATGAACATTGCATTTCaagaatttttttatatatttcagttttttttttaaaagagaaCAATTGAATTATTTATTATGaggttaatggatttaaacacccccAACTATTGCCATTTGGCCGCTGACACTCTCAACTTTCACTTTGGCTCACACCACTCTCAACTTAACACATTGTTTGTCATGGCACCCCCTCGTTAAATAAACACTAACCCGGTTAGGAAAATTAGCCTACGTATCATTTTAATCTGATGTGGCATGTATGACGTGGCCACTTTTTGATGAAGTGGCTTGTTTCATATTAGGTGTCATGCTGACGTGGCCCCTATCTCTCTACATCTCTTCCCCACCTCCCTCTCtccaccaacttccaccaaaaaCCATCACCGCCCACCACCGAAACCCCCTGCCACCAGTAACCACCATCATCATTTACACCAGCCGCCATTTAACTTCACCATTTACCACCACCCACCAACGCCTTGCCTGCCACCATCCTCCCACCACCGCCCCACCTGCAAGTCTGCAACAAGTTGCAACAACCCACCACCCACCATTGCATTTGAAAAACCCTATCTCAAACAACATGCACACCATACATTACCTGCCATCACTTTCTATTTCCTGATTATAAACTCATACACACAGACAAGACACAAATATGAGTTTCTTGGAGAACCTTATCAAGATCTACAACAATCATAACCTACAACTATTTGCATAATCTGCACAATCTCACAATCAGGCAAAACACTAAAAACAAGCACCCCTTTCTCGTGTCTAGTAGTCAGCGACCGGAGCCGATTACCGTCCGGCTGCCATCCTCCGATGTAACCCCCACACAACACCCCTGTTCTCTCTCTCGTTCTGTCTCCAACCTAACAGGAACCAAAAGTGTGTCAAACCAACACCGCCGCCGCCGCAACGGCGGTTGTTCGCCGTCGAGAATTCATAGGGGGGGGGGCTGTCGGCTTGCGGTTAACCGACGGTGAGAGAGAACAGAGATTACAGGTTATTGTTGTGCGTGTTGTGTGTCGGAGGAGTGTTGTTGCTGGTCGGAATTCTCCATTTCCGGTCGCCGATGAGAGATCGAGGGAGAGAGTAGGTGTCGGCCAACTGTTCATCCGAGAGTGGGGGATGAGGGTAAGAGCTCTGATGTTGTTTTGAGAGGGGGGTATCATCTGGCCAGAAACACCACCGGCATCAACGCCGGTTCTGGGTGTGGGTGCAGGGGAGGATCGAGAGGGGAAGTGAGGAGAACAGCAACCCAAGTGTTATATATTGGATCACAGTGACACATCAGCATGTGTGTGTATACTGGATCCATCagcatgccacatcagcaaatatTGGCCATGTCAGCAAAAAGaactaacccagttagtgttTATTTAACGACGGGGTGATACAGCAACCCAAGTGTTAAGGTGGGAGTGGTGTGAGCCAAAGTGAAAGTTGAGAGTGCCAGCCGCCAAATGACAATAGTTGagggtgtttaaatccattaacccttTATTATGTTCCAGTTATCCTCGCATTAATTTGTCTTCTAGTGTGTATAATCCATTTACTCTAGCAGCGAGGACGCATCTATTCTGGACTAAGGTCATTTTTTTGTTATTACATATGTAGTGTTACAATACATTTATAAGAGTTTATACGACTAGCATATACACTATTTACATATATGCAATTATTCTCACATCATGACAATATGCGTGAAATTATTCTCACATCATGATTTTCTCATATGTACataactagttgatgccccgcccgcATTGCGGGGCGATGATCGACTCAACCAATTAAAgaaagactactataattttgctagggaaaaaaaaacgatgataagaccgtaattttgggctcagggcaacactgtaatttttcaggactaatgagctaGTGTTAGGCAACTTCTTGAgacgaaaaaaaattaaatagagTAAACCAATTAACacaaaaaacctttatagttttggtaaaaaaaaactaaaacgatgggaaaaacgtaatttttaactgagggccaAATCATAATTTTAAGTCGGGGATAAATTGTAAACTAAATGGACCAACGAGGGAGTGCCAGGAAGTTGCCGGcacgactgtaattttacactgggggcaaaattgtaatatcaccaggaaaacaaacaaaaacgatggggaAAATGTAAAGTTAAGTTGCGGGTAAAATCAtaacttggctgtgagaaaaaaaactaatggcaaaactataaatttatacgtggcaaaatcgtaattttgaaccaagggcaaaattggaatttttagccatgagcaaaagcgtaaatttatttttaagtgggggtaaaaacataattttgaactgatgggaaaatcgtatttttaagggaaaaaaactaataacaaaactgtaaattgaaacgagaCAAAATCGTATTTTTTAACCGGGAgtaaaattgaaatatttagctgggagcaaaagcgtaaatttatttttaagcgggggcgaaaacataaatttgaactgatggcgaaatcgtaattttaaatcAGGATAAAATCGTAGTTTTGTTAGGCCAATAGGGGAGTGTCAGGCGGCTGCCTGGCACTATTACCCCTGCCACCCTTTTTGCCCAATTGAAGGGCTGAACTATTACCGGCTGATGTCACCAAGTTATGTAGTAGTTTAAATATGGAACCTGAATATTGTTAAAGACATTGCCTTAGATTCTTAACCtataaataattaacaatttCAACAAATTTCACAATGTTCACAAAACTTCAAGTATTTAAGGAACAAATAGCAAAGGGCAGTAAAACCAGTTTCAACAATTTTAGTAATAAACTTGTATACATGCACTTCTAAAATTTAAGCTAGTGACATGGTAAAACTTGAGTTATAAGAATATTTGGTTTCCATTTAGAAGAGTTTATAAGACTAGCATATACACTATTTACACGTATGCAATCATAACAACCTCTACATCTCACCGTACGTTTACAGATAACAAATGAAGACACGTCTTTGCGCTCAGTAGCTGCCACAAGAGATTCTTCATAGCCGTATACTCGATGATATGCATGTCATGATGGCTTGTATTTCAATTTGCACTCAATTATGATGTGAACCATAGAGTTTTTCACACCAAGACATGAAGTTGTGAGGTAGGATGATTTCGGAATATATGTTCTGTTTACCAAGGATCAGTGTTGTTATATAAAGAGCTTGCGATTGATGGTCTAGTCCACTCATCCTCCATTAGAATAAGATTAAGTCGAATTATTAACTTGTCTACAGCTTCTTCCTCCAGTTTTGTTAACAAATCTGGTGATTGCTTCACTTTCTGCAATTAACTTTCTCATAATCAAAATAAGCAATAAAAGATTAACTAAGGGTGTGTTTGGATGCGCGTTTCTCATAATTAGTTGTCCACTTGTCCGAGTGTTCGACAACTTCTGATCATTAAGAAAATTAAAATTGCCAAAAGGGATATTCTTGTGAAAATAAAATATAGGCATATGGGAAATGAGAGTAAAATGAAAGGCTATTTGATGAAATCTATTTACTGTTAAAAAAAATAGTATCGTGTACCTCTGTATCCTGATATAACTTGAGGTATTGCAAAGATTCTTTGTAGAATCCACAGTGATACAAGAGAACACCATAATCTCTTAGTTCTGTACAATTAGCTTCTAGAATGATGAGCCGCTCACATGCTGTCCAATGAAAaagaaatatttaaataaaaaatgaatCAGGACAACCttgatttctttttgttttaagGCTTAAGTGAAGCATGTGTTTAAAAGAAAATTACAGATTATTTGAATACTATGTATGATGCCCTAAACTTGGTAATTTCATAATgaatgggttgatttgggttgtttttttatctcaaacgggtcaaataaaaaataaatctaAAAGGAAAACGGGACAATAAGGTCGCTCAACAATTTAGTTTATTATTGCACTAAAATTGTTTCATATAAAGATTTAAACGTTTCATTCAAAAGGTCTAGATAATCATTGTTATCTTTTTATTCAAAGATTTAGAATATCATTGTAACAAAATTGTTTTATTCTGACCCCGACCAGAGCTCATCTTGTCACCTCTGGTAACTTTTAATGCAAAACCAAGAAATATAATTCACGTATCTAATAAATGTTCCAGTTTTACATCAGTTCTTCAGCGGTCAGAGAAAGAAATGAAAATCAACATACCAGAGAGTGCACGCCGTATATCACCAAAGCGAACACTGGTCCAAACACCACGTTCTAGCCTATGCCTAGCAGCCTTTGCAGATGCAAGCTCCAAACCACTACGGTACACAAAACAATCGGTTGAGTGTAGAAAAAAGAGGTGGCAAAAGAAAGCAGGTTAGGTAAAGTTTGTTAGGGTCGAAAAGTGGTGGGACGGTTCAGGATGACCCGCCAgcaaaaaatatttaaaataacaGATGTTAAAAATTGATAACAAAACTACACtcttaatatataatataatttcttCTAAATAAAACAATTTAAGGTGGTAAATAATTTTGAATACGTGTTAAGCTACTCTGGCGGTTTCATCGTTAAATATTTATTGTATTTGGCCCGAGACACCCATTCTATATATACTTAAAATGCTACTTGGTCAACATCAACCAactttggcccctcaactttggCATCAATCAactttggcccctcaactttgaTAATGACATATTTAGTTCCTTAACTATGGTAATGACAtatttagcccctcaactttaatactGGCATATTTAGCTAACCCTTCAACTTTTGTCAACATCAACCAACTTTGGCCCTCAACTTTGGTAATGACATACTTatcccctcaactttaataagtacatgtttagcccctcaactttaataaggtttccttttttaaattttcattagCTACCCTTACACTTTATTATAGTTACTATTTAGACctttgtttatttttatgtacgttttgaacCTGTTGTGGAGCGCGGGTGGAAACCCACTAGTTATCAATCAAATAGAACCCAAATTGACATGTGTCCATGCATACTGAAGAAATACGAACCTTTTGTCAACATTGGCTGATCTATCAGAGCAGTGTGCAGCCTCTGCTGCTCTTAAGAATGGACTTTTACTCTGGTCAAGTTGAAATGGCCAGAAAGCATCCTTTAAGTCTCGTAAGATCTGCACATACAACTAACTATTAATACGTATTAGCCCCTTTTTTTGTAGATTCTTACAGCATATACtgatatacatacacatatacatagtATATGAACCTGCAGGTGAATATCTCAACATAAAAGACAGGAGCCACCTTCAATAACAGGAATTCAGTTGTCACAATATGTTGTTGATCGGACTCTGTAGTTTTACGCTTGAGATAGCCTCTTGGAGAACCATAAGAATCAATAGGGGAAGAAACCTCAACGTCAAATTTGAGGAGACCCCATAAACGTAGCTTCTTCAGGATCTCGGAATATATCAGTGAAAGCATAGACATTGACCCCACACGATGAGTCAAAACCTGAGTAGAAAATAAACATGGACTAATGTTTTAGCTTTTCATTGAGGCGTAAATAAGTAGTAAAATGTTGTAAGGAAACGAGAAGTCCTACTGAATGAAGATAAACAGCTCGATGCTCCATATGGTTGCTTGACTTGGTCCTACGAAAGCCCTgaataaaaacacaaaatataAAAAACTATATTTATAAACAAAATATCTATTAACATTCAGCATGAATTGAGAAATAGAGATACATATACCTTATCAACGTACATGTATCGCTCTAGGCACTCAAGGAAAATATCAGGAGATGATGCAAACGACGAACTGTAGCGTGAACAGTAACCCGTAGAAAGGCCATCCAATCTCCCCGTAAAAGCATCAACAGGAAGTGGTACAGAAGAATGAGAAATGAGTGAGTCATCTTCCGCAGCTATATAAAGAGCTATTTTCCCTAAATCAACCTCTTCGTTGATGGTTATGCTCGTTTCTCTCCCTATTTTTGACAACTTCTTGATCTGCGAGCAGAATCCCTCCCTTGCTTCCTGTTGCAGGACATCACATTCATACAGATACTAATCTCTCGTTTCGTTTGCGAACATTTTCAACCTTAACGTTCAAAAGTAGTTGACTTCATAGGCAAGTTAAGCAATGCAATTATTGATGATAAATAACTAGGAAGTTATATTTTTGAATCAAAAACAGTTATTTTGTGGAACGAGATTATTTCGGAAGCAAGTCTTACAAGGTAAGCAAGATCAGTGTAGTAATAATCGGAATTAATCGGTAGTTCACCAATTAAATTTCACCTAGTCGGACGTAAAATTGGTAACGGTCAAAGGtcgtcaaaatcggtcaaaatcttTGAACTACTGAAAAACTATACTTATTAATTCAGTCCGATtaataaatttgtaaaaatacatataaatttttaataaacgttgtgtatgtgtgtgtgtgtgtgtataagtTTGAAAAATTACATATAAGATTCCAATCCCACCGctcgactagcgcctagcgacttttacaaccatgagcAAGATAGTGAATCAAGTAGATCGAATCCTGTGTTGAGCACAGATAACTTTAAGGCTTTTATTTGTAGGTAATCCGATTCAAGAAAATAACCGCACCAATTAAGTATTTAGCTAACCACACCAAAGTAAATATAGAAAGCTGTTAATGAAGTAAATTAATGTTCTAGACTCTTACATACAAAGTTGTAGGGATGAGCAATAACCAAACTGTgaaccaaaaccgaaccgaaaaccgacaaaaccgaatTTACCGAAAATCATTTAACTACCATCGGTTAAccaaaattaaccgaaccgaacaaAATCATTTAAAtcttcatatatttctagcttttatacatCCATGTCATGTTTTATACTtccatttcatgtttttatacctcctttttatatatatacatccaattcatgtatttatatatctatttcatgtatttatacctccattacatgtatttctaaaCAAAAATTTTAGCCAATGTTTGgtttggttattaaccgaaccgagAACCGACAAATGAACCGAATAAACCGACCCGATTAACCGATAACTTTGGTTACGGTTACGAATAATGCTAATAACCAAACCGTGCAAACCCCTACAAAGTTGTATCTATTCTTTATATTGTTAGAAATTCGCAATTATTGGACTGAAATTAACACTTTAGAAAGTCACTTTTcgagaaaaccctaatcattctcacaatcAGCATCAACCTAACAGTTTAGAGAAACCCTAGGCACGATGATTAATATGAGAACAACGTTGTAATTTAACAATTtgagaataataataataataataataataataccctAGCATAGGTGGTGTTGAATCCAGAAGAATCGAGGGCGTCATGGAGGACGAATTTGAGGTCTTTGGGTGGTCTGAAACGAGATCGACACACGGCACCACCTCTGCAAGTAGGTAGTGATGCTgagtgaagaagaagaaaaggaccCGAAACCCATGGGGAACCTAATCCGCCACTCATTTCTTACTTGGATTACAAGAAATGCAGTTAGAAGAAGCAGTTTGTGTGTTGGTTggtttattacttttttttttttttttttggatattgAGATGATATAAATGTTGGTTGGTTTATTACTTTTTCGTTGCAAGTTGAAAAAATTAttactttttgattttttttttttttatattgagaTGATATAAACACCGTCACACTAATCAAGATGTGTCTAGTAAATCGTAAGGCCACTTGGGGCGGAACAAGTATAACGCGTGATAGACATTTTCCATGCGTGGAAAATCACAAATTCCCACCGCCACCTCCAAGTATAACGCGTGATACAATCACGGTTTCCCGATTTCGTTATTTTTTTAACGGcatgatggtttttttttttttgagggtaattgttggttggggggaaattgttgggtgtggtggtgagtgatgaccacccccactaaaaaaagttgtgagtgatggaaaaatggttgctgacatgACAGAAcatgattggatgttgtgagtgatggaattctatcactagtgaccacccccaccccATAATATCATATTTCTACAAATGCATAAAACACGCTTATTTTCACTCTGATCTTACAAAAAATTGTTAACAGTACTTATATTTCTATATAATCTATCACTTTTTACATTTTATTTTAATACTCAAGTTCTTTTTATAATGAATTCATTTGCTATTTTTGTGTTATTAAAATTATGAGCAAACAAGCTATAAGGAAAGCGGAATCAAAAAAGGTGGATAAACACGCTAAAGCCTGTGCTGATAACCAACATGCATTTGTCCCCTTCGCCTTCGACACCTTTGGCTCCCTAGCTCCAGAAGCTATCCGTTTGTTGACTAGGGTCCAAAAGATTGTCCACAGCAGTTACTCATCAACAGGGGGGCAGGGGTTTGTCTTTAAtaggctagggtttgctattcagaaaggggtagcggcgcagcttgttgctcgcttacctgcgatattgatgtaactcggccagttcatatatatatttatttataaaaatacgagttataactaaaataaataaacataattaaaattaaaaaataaacttaaataattaaaaacagaaaCCAAAGATTGCATAAACTAgaaatatttttactttctttttgttGAGTTTGTAAGGAAAAGATGTTTTAATTTTGACGGGTTAGAAATAAAGAAAGAAAACAcgcttatttttttttttaagaatatTGAATTTAAATAACTCAAACTTTCATTAATTGGCCGATAGTACTCAcaactttcgatttgtaccaCACCACTCTCAATTTTCAACTTATCGGCGGATAGCGCTCCAAAATTTACCCAACATTAACCCGGTTAGTTTGCACTTTGCTGACACTAGCTGCCACGTCACCAAACTAGTGTCACATCATATGTCACGTCATCAAAAATCCAAGTCATATGCCACGTCAGCGACCACCTCAACTACCA
This is a stretch of genomic DNA from Helianthus annuus cultivar XRQ/B chromosome 16, HanXRQr2.0-SUNRISE, whole genome shotgun sequence. It encodes these proteins:
- the LOC110918329 gene encoding uncharacterized protein LOC110918329, whose amino-acid sequence is MSGGLGSPWVSGPFLLLHSASLPTCRGGAVCRSRFRPPKDLKFVLHDALDSSGFNTTYAREAREGFCSQIKKLSKIGRETSITINEEVDLGKIALYIAAEDDSLISHSSVPLPVDAFTGRLDGLSTGYCSRYSSSFASSPDIFLECLERYMYVDKGFRRTKSSNHMEHRAVYLHSVLTHRVGSMSMLSLIYSEILKKLRLWGLLKFDVEVSSPIDSYGSPRGYLKRKTTESDQQHIVTTEFLLLKILRDLKDAFWPFQLDQSKSPFLRAAEAAHCSDRSANVDKSGLELASAKAARHRLERGVWTSVRFGDIRRALSACERLIILEANCTELRDYGVLLYHCGFYKESLQYLKLYQDTEKVKQSPDLLTKLEEEAVDKLIIRLNLILMEDEWTRPSIASSLYNNTDPW